Proteins from one Homalodisca vitripennis isolate AUS2020 chromosome 3, UT_GWSS_2.1, whole genome shotgun sequence genomic window:
- the LOC124357999 gene encoding uncharacterized protein LOC124357999 — MDIKRRTLLIMEMAKVQTPDSSEPDHEPTLLETDQESTNIQQEHSYVCNDSPISHKPTQNEGENGVDLNEMLENNMPDLDTSYLDISKMEIVYDFPNISFDTSKSQEPSLTDSILDDGDSVQLSGAIEITDNIGRMMVENGTNHAPDDLNSFHIVPHLEMEEHEVRKRNTNFNIHKFFSGP; from the exons ATGGATATAAAGAGAAGAACTTTGTTAATTATGGAAATGGCAAAAGTTCAAACCCCTGATTCTTCTGAACCAGATCATGAGCCTACGTTATTGGAAACTGATCAG GAGTCGACAAATATACAACAAGAGCATAGCTATGTCTGCAATGATAGTCCTATATCACATAAACCTACACAGAATGAAGGAGAAAACGGTGTAGATCTCAatgaaatgttggaaaataacatGCCTGATTTG GATACAAGCTACCTGGATATTTCAAAAATGGAAATTGTGTACgactttccaaatatttcatttgataccaGCAAATCACAAGAACCTAGTCTAACAGATTCAATATTAGATGATGGTGATAGTGTTCAATTATCTGGTGCTATTGAAATTACAGATAATATTGGAAGAATGATGGTAGAAAATGGAACTAACCATGCACCAGATGATCTTAACTCTTTTCATATTGTTCCTCATCTGGAAATGGAAGAGCATGAGGTAAGaaaaaggaatacaaattttaacatacataaattcTTTTCAGGTCCGTAA